A stretch of Bombus huntii isolate Logan2020A chromosome 7, iyBomHunt1.1, whole genome shotgun sequence DNA encodes these proteins:
- the LOC126867810 gene encoding calmodulin-lysine N-methyltransferase: protein MSEKCTIGEPQIQKVGHDGILEDKIGKKKSTAQRRWRILAKALIGPQEPISVDTKDEISVRRFTSFDLLRVDRMESSAADPDSAVWYEYSTVLENKLFTVEIRRLNKNFTANELIGFNNTGNICVWPSEECLAYYLLKNRQLCRNRKVLELGGGMSCLAGVIVAKYCDPKEIALTDGNVTSVNNVRRIIFRNGMTDFVDCGVVQWAKAARAIRAARSVRAFAHPHPNGLRVKSWTGGAKDVAKFTGKLYDVILCADCLFFDEARSDLVETIYGWLANDGVALVMAPRRGSTFEQFTEAAVKRGFVARRIDRYDGMIWSRHLELLEHSQEYCPDLHYPILLELTKQKKTSPG from the exons atgtcCGAGAAGTGTACAATCGGCGAGCCGCAGATACAAAAAGTGGGACATGACGGCATTCTCGAAGACAAAatagggaaaaagaaaagtaccGCGCAACGACGATGGCGCATCCTCGCTAAGGCGCTGATCGGCCCCCAGGAACCAATTTCGGTGGACACGAAGGACGAGATCTCGGTTCGCCGTTTCACCAGTTTCGACTTGTTAAGAGTGGACCGCATGGAGAGCAGTGCCGCGGATCCAGATTCCGCAGTTTGGTACGAATATTCGACGGTTTTAGAGAACAAGCTGTTTACCGTAGAGATCCGTCGATTAAACAAGAATTTTACGGCGAACGAATTGATCGGCTTCAACAATACCGGCAACATCTGCGTCTGGCCGTCGGAGGAATGTTTGGCATACTATTTGTTGAAAAACCGACAGCTGTGTCGAAACAGAAAAGTCCTCGAACTCGGCGGCGGTATGAGCTGTCTGGCAGGGGTGATCGTCGCCAAGTACTGCGATCCGAAGGAAATCGCACTGACAGATGGCAACGTGACCAGCGTGAACAACGTACGACGTATCATATTTAGGAACGGTATGACCGATTTCGTGGATTGCGGCGTGGTTCAATGGGCCAAAGCGGCCAGGGCGATCAGGGCAGCCAGATCGGTCAGGGCGTTCGCACACCCGCACCCCAACGGCCTTCGAGTCAAG AGCTGGACTGGCGGCGCCAAGGATGTTGCAAAATTTACGGGAAAGCTATACGACGTGATCCTGTGCGCGGACTGTCTCTTCTTCGACGAGGCTCGGTCAGACTTGGTGGAAACGATCTACGGTTGGCTGGCAAACGACGGCGTCGCCTTGGTGATGGCGCCAAGACGAGGATCTACTTTCGAGCAATTCACCGAAGCAGCGGTAAAACGAGGTTTCGTCGCGCGGCGAATAGACCGTTACGATGGAATGATTTGGTCGAGGCATCTGGAGCTGTTGGAGCACAGCCAGGAGTATTGTCCAGACCTCCATTATCCGATCCTTTTGGAGCTGACCAAGCAAAAGAAAACGTCACCCGGATGA
- the LOC126867807 gene encoding WW domain-binding protein 4, producing the protein MADYWKSQGRKFCDFCKCWIADNKPSIDFHEGGKKHKENVSKRLKEIHKNSAKQAKQNKKIEGDIKKMENAAMAAYLKDVENNTRDMTADRIIKEKFNRLETKDVPLNFNRVATATTETQFKFKGENQQFSQEVDPCDPILSRHTTQQSKSQQRGDNRNQGKSRIGKGKGKGKRIVEDERPAKPVQKLWYEALSPEGYTYYWHIESNESVWDPPEEGYMTFAEQEEEAKEQALQEELLKQLEKEEAIANADILEEKRANAERQKLKELRKVPGTQSQLGTNENTAEKTETGTEEESRPYRRDYSIPLKSHPYGPWQTVQKIETKPVDFQLPQQKQLQLQLPVFEKTEPTSVQRTFREKVITQIDVADSDDDGQPTKFKKRKVGNRNVRQRLTDD; encoded by the exons GGCGGACTATTGGAAGTCTCAAGGCCGTAAATTTTGTGACTTCTGTAAATGTTGGATTGCTGACAATAAACCTAGTATCGATTTTCACGAAGGCGGTAAGAAGCACAAGGAGAATGTTAGCAAACGACTTAAGGAAATCCACAAGAACAGTGCAAAGCAGGCGAAGCAGAACAAGAAAATCGAAGGCGATATTAAGAAAATGGAGAAC GCAGCTATGGCCGCATACTTGAAGGATGTAGAAAACAATACGAGAGATATGACCGCGGACAGAATCATCAAAGAGAAATTCAATCGGTTAGAAACAAAAGAC GTGCCGTTGAATTTCAATCGTGTAGCGACAGCCACTACGGAAACACAGTTTAAGTTTAAAGGTGAAAATCAACAG TTTTCTCAGGAAGTCGATCCATGCGATCCAATTCTTTCGAGACATACAACGCAACAATCGAAATCTCAACAAAGAGGCGATAATAGGAACCAAGGGAAAAGCAGAATAGGaaagggaaaaggaaaagggaaaagaatCGTGGAAGACGAGCGTCCTGCGAAACCTGTTCAAAAACTTTGGTACGAAGCTCTCAGTCCCGAAGGATACACATATTACTGGCACATCGAAAGCAACG AATCCGTTTGGGATCCACCAGAGGAAGGATACATGACGTTCGCggaacaagaagaagaagcaaaGGAACAAGCGCTTCAAGAGGAATTATTAAAACAACTGGAGAAGGAAGAAGCGATCGCAAATGCGGACATCCTCGAAGAGAAACGGGCCAATGCCGAGAGGCAAAAGTTGAAGGAACTGAGAAAGGTACCCGGTACCCAATCACAACTAGGAACAAATGAAAATACAGCAGAGAAAACGGAAACCGGAACCGAAGAGGAAAGCCGACCGTATAGGCGAGACTATAGCATTCCGCTAAAATCGCATCCATATGGACCTTGGCAAACTGTTCAAAAGAT CGAAACGAAACCGGTGGATTTTCAGTTGCCACAGCAAAAGCAACTGCAACTACAATTACCCGTCTTCGAGAAAACAGAACCGACGTCGGTGCAAAGAACTTTCAGAGAAAAAGTTATCACGCAAATCGACGTAGCTGACAGTGACGATGATGGACAACCAACTAAATTTAAGAAACGAAAAGTTGGTAATAGAAATGTACGACAGAGATTAACCGATGACTGA
- the LOC126867799 gene encoding facilitated trehalose transporter Tret1-like gives MVKGSKIGEPGRFRQLVVALIANISSLSLGTMIGWQSPTIPQLQSENPPVGNEPMTDEAASWLTGITCITAALTSLIVGTIANRFGRKMTGYLMAFALCSNWLFTIIATQQTYLFIARFFAGISGGMALFLVPLYVSEIASDGIRGMLGSLLVFLLNGGILLGYILGAVLSYRLFSIIMLVLPLLYIVLFPFVPESPVYLLRCNRINEAARSLTWLRGGHKPTMEREMLRLQEEAKELDVPGRPTNKLSEMFRDQATIKGLFITLGLFGGQQLVGIFVMISYTETIFRISGSSLSPNSSAIIVGLIQVFGSCLSTTLVERVGRRPLLLTSCLGMGTCHFVLGVFCYLQTLGYDVSQFSWISIVALSVYMIAYGLGMGPGPYVISSEILSRDVASSIVTLGMFTTWGMAFVVVKLFPSVLALLGMHGCFFLFGIFCATTFAFIFILIPETKGQPRQVILDRLNGIFYALDNKQYVSSNEIAKRSAPLPELI, from the exons GATTTCGACAACTTGTCGTTGCGCTAATCG CAAACATCTCATCTCTGTCGCTTGGAACAATGATAGGTTGGCAATCGCCAACGATACCGCAACTACAAAGTGAGAATCCGCCGGTTGGTAACGAGCCGATGACGGACGAAGCAGCATCCTGGTTGACCGGCATCACATGCATTACAGCTGCTTTAACGAGTTTGATAGTCGGCACGATAGCAAATAGATTCGGGCGTAAGATGACCGGTTATTTGATGGCTTTCGCACTTTGTTCCAATTGGTTGTTTACTATCATCGCGACGCAACAAACGTACTTATTTATCGCGCGTTTCTTTGCGGGTATATCTGGTGGGATGGCATTGTTTTTGGTACCGCTGTACGTGTCTGAAATCGCGAGCGATGGAATACGCGGAATGTTAGGTAGCCTACTGGTATTCTTGTTGAATGGCGGCATTCTTCTTGGCTATATACTTGGAGCTGTGCTCTCATATCGGTTATTCTCGATCATAATGCTCGTATTACCTTTATTGTACATCGTGCTGTTTCCTTTCGTACCGGAATCGCCTGTGTATTTGTTGCGATGCAATCGAATCAACGAAGCGGCTAG GAGTCTAACATGGTTGAGAGGCGGACACAAGCCGACGATGGAGCGAGAAATGTTGCGTTTACAGGAAGAAGCGAAAGAGTTGGACGTTCCGGGACGACCGACGAACAAGCTGTCAGAGATGTTTCGAGACCAAGCAACGATCAAAGGATTGTTCATTACACTGGGGCTATTCGGTGGACAACAACTTGTCGGGATATTTGTTATG ATAAGCTATACAGAAACGATATTTAGGATATCAGGAAGTTCACTGTCACCAAACAGTTCGGCAATTATCGTGGGCCTGATTCAAGTGTTCGGCTCGTGCTTATCTACCACGTTGGTGGAAAGAGTTGGTAGAAGACCGTTGCTTTTAACCTCCTGTTTAGGGATGGGCACATGTCACTTTGTGCTCGGAGTGTTCTGTTACCTGCAAACTCTTGGATACGATGTTAGCCAGTTCAGTTGGATTTCAATAGTAGCCTTGTCCGTTTATATGATCGCATACGGTTTAGGTATGGGACCAGGTCCATACGTGATCTCTTCGGAAATACTTAGCAGAGATGTTGCGAGTTCCATAGTAACTCTCGGGATGTTTACCACTTGGGGCATGGCGTTCGTTGTCGTTAAGTTGTTTCCAAGTGTACTCGCATTGTTAGGTATGCACGGCTGTTTCTTTCTGTTCGGGATCTTTTGCGCGACTACTTTCGcgttcatttttattcttatccCAGAAACGAAGGGGCAACCTCGTCAAGTAATTTTGGATCGACTTAACGGTATTTTTTACGCGTTAGACAATAAACAATATGTTTCGTCAAATGAAATTGCTAAAAGAAGTGCACCGCTACCTGAACTAATTTGA